One region of Nitrospirota bacterium genomic DNA includes:
- the murB gene encoding UDP-N-acetylmuramate dehydrogenase codes for MVPDYSLKERLSEGFNGDILTDIMLRDYTSLRIGGKADYIFMPSDILSLKGLVDALATEGFGYVLIGGGTNLLVTDAGVQDVVINMKAFQSLEKLKDRGDNSGDDVRFFAQSGLPLQRLISFCREDGLSGLEGLVGIPGTVGGAVFGNAGAYGCEIMDVVQKVTVLKGGSIVVLDRKDINASYRSGGFSPDTVILGVHMQLKRDDKDALQERMKEFLQMKKKTQPLGERSAGCVFKNPPAESAARLIDEAGFKGMRVGDIEVSTLHANFFINKGQGTAGDFLALMDAVADGIVKRFGIVLEPEIGIIGKR; via the coding sequence ATGGTCCCGGATTACAGTTTAAAAGAGAGATTAAGCGAAGGGTTTAACGGAGATATTCTGACTGATATAATGCTCAGGGATTATACGTCTCTGAGGATAGGCGGCAAGGCTGATTATATCTTCATGCCCTCTGATATATTAAGCCTGAAGGGACTTGTTGATGCGCTTGCAACAGAGGGTTTTGGGTATGTCCTGATAGGCGGTGGAACGAACCTCCTGGTGACGGATGCCGGGGTGCAGGATGTGGTTATAAACATGAAGGCTTTTCAGAGTCTTGAGAAGCTTAAGGATAGAGGTGACAACAGCGGTGATGATGTCAGGTTTTTTGCCCAGTCAGGTCTTCCGCTGCAGAGGCTCATATCTTTTTGCAGGGAAGACGGGCTTTCAGGGCTTGAAGGGCTTGTTGGAATTCCGGGGACGGTAGGGGGTGCGGTTTTTGGTAATGCCGGGGCCTATGGCTGCGAAATTATGGATGTTGTGCAGAAGGTTACTGTTTTAAAGGGGGGCAGTATTGTGGTCCTCGACAGGAAAGATATAAATGCGTCGTATCGCTCCGGCGGGTTTTCTCCGGATACGGTGATACTCGGAGTTCACATGCAATTGAAGAGGGATGACAAGGATGCCCTGCAGGAGAGGATGAAGGAATTTTTACAGATGAAGAAAAAGACGCAGCCACTTGGAGAGCGGTCAGCAGGCTGCGTCTTTAAAAATCCCCCGGCTGAGTCTGCGGCAAGACTGATTGATGAGGCCGGGTTTAAGGGGATGAGGGTTGGGGATATAGAGGTAAGCACTCTGCATGCAAACTTTTTTATAAATAAAGGGCAGGGCACGGCTGGAGATTTTCTGGCCCTCATGGATGCTGTGGCTGACGGGATAGTGAAGAGGTTTGGTATTGTTCTTGAGCCGGAGATAGGGATTATCGGGAAGAGATGA
- the murC gene encoding UDP-N-acetylmuramate--L-alanine ligase, which yields MFEQFRVIHFVGIGGIGMSGIAEVLRNLGYEVTGSDVRESDNTRRLREMGIKIYIGHRPDNVDSAHVVVISSAVRDDNIEVLEARLKSIPVIPRAEMLAELGRLKYSILVAGAHGKTTTTSLISAIVSGAGLDPTVVIGGRLKATGSNARLGQGDFLIAEADESDGSFLKLSPTIALATNIDREHMDYFRSMEALCNAFREFLDKVPFYGISILSMENAYLRRIMGELQRKYITFGFSPEADMRAYDVSAEGLGMSFRVVDGGVDLGEFRIPLVGVHNVLNALSAICVASELRIDVDIVRETLASFSGIQRRFEFKGEFSGAKVYDDYGHHPTEIRATLGSVSRAVNGRFVVVFQPHRYSRTKELMQEFVDSFEGVDVLYLMDIYPAGERPINGVSSELLYREMKGRVKDVRYIKERNYMVADIGEELREGDLLLTLGAGDVWKVGEEILNSSRQ from the coding sequence ATGTTTGAACAGTTCAGAGTAATACATTTTGTAGGAATCGGCGGGATCGGTATGAGCGGCATAGCAGAGGTGCTTCGAAACCTCGGCTATGAGGTTACCGGTTCCGACGTCAGGGAGTCTGATAACACGAGAAGGCTCAGAGAGATGGGGATTAAAATATATATAGGACACAGGCCGGACAATGTTGATAGCGCCCATGTTGTTGTAATATCCTCTGCTGTCAGGGATGACAACATTGAGGTTTTGGAGGCACGTCTGAAATCCATACCTGTAATACCAAGGGCGGAGATGCTTGCGGAATTAGGGAGGCTTAAATACAGTATCCTCGTTGCAGGTGCACATGGAAAGACCACTACCACATCCTTGATCTCTGCAATTGTATCCGGCGCAGGTCTTGATCCCACTGTTGTTATCGGCGGACGGCTTAAGGCCACAGGCTCAAATGCAAGGCTGGGACAGGGTGATTTTCTCATTGCAGAAGCAGACGAGAGTGACGGATCATTTCTCAAGCTGTCTCCGACCATAGCCCTGGCTACAAATATCGACAGGGAGCACATGGACTATTTCAGGAGCATGGAGGCCCTCTGCAATGCCTTCAGGGAGTTCCTTGACAAGGTCCCTTTTTATGGCATATCGATACTCTCCATGGAGAACGCCTATCTGAGGAGGATTATGGGTGAGCTTCAAAGGAAATATATTACCTTTGGTTTCTCTCCCGAGGCTGACATGAGGGCCTATGACGTTAGTGCAGAGGGCCTTGGCATGAGTTTCAGGGTGGTTGACGGGGGGGTTGATCTCGGAGAGTTCAGGATACCCCTTGTTGGTGTACATAATGTCCTTAATGCACTGAGTGCCATCTGTGTTGCCTCGGAGTTGAGGATTGACGTGGATATAGTGAGGGAGACCCTTGCTTCTTTTTCAGGGATTCAACGAAGGTTTGAGTTCAAGGGAGAGTTTTCAGGGGCAAAGGTATATGATGATTACGGTCATCATCCTACAGAGATCAGGGCTACCCTTGGGTCGGTCAGCAGGGCGGTAAACGGAAGGTTTGTCGTTGTGTTCCAGCCACACAGGTATTCAAGGACAAAAGAGCTGATGCAGGAGTTCGTTGATTCGTTTGAGGGGGTGGATGTGCTCTATCTTATGGACATATACCCCGCAGGTGAGAGACCTATTAATGGTGTCAGCTCGGAGCTTCTGTACAGGGAGATGAAGGGCCGGGTAAAGGATGTCAGGTATATAAAGGAGAGAAATTATATGGTGGCGGACATTGGTGAGGAATTGAGAGAGGGCGACCTCCTTCTCACCCTTGGTGCCGGGGATGTATGGAAGGTGGGAGAGGAGATATTGAATAGCAGCAGGCAGTAA